A genome region from Bufo gargarizans isolate SCDJY-AF-19 chromosome 2, ASM1485885v1, whole genome shotgun sequence includes the following:
- the LOC122928915 gene encoding glycogen synthase kinase-3 alpha-like — MSGVNRTRSDVFGDQVPSGAGKGPGGATGGASSVPAGFSAIKLGRDNGKVTTVVATPGQGPDRPQEVSYTDIKVIGNGSFGVVYQARLVDCGEMVAIKKVLQDKRFKNRELQIMRRLDHCNIVRLRYFFYSSGEKKDEVYLNLVLDFVPETVYRVARHFAKAKSTLPSIYVKVYMYQLFRSLAYIHSQGVCHRDIKPQNLLVDPDTAVLKLCDFGSAKQLVRGEPNVSYICSRYYRAPELIFGATDYTANIDIWSAGCVLAELLLGQPIFPGDSGVDQLVEIIKVLGTPTREQIREMNPNYTEFKFPQIKAHPWTKVFKPRTSPEAITLCSRLLEYTPDTRLSPLQACAHSFFDELRDPNSRLPSGRELPPIFNFSSVELSIEPSLNTVLIPPHLQQTHLQGEGRTGPDRLKTSDVAELSTS; from the exons ATGAGCGGCGTCAACCGGACCCGGAGCGACGTCTTCGGTGACCAAGTTCCGTCTGGAGCGGGGAAGGGTCCCGGAGGAGCTACGGGGGGCGCCTCGTCTGTGCCTGCGGGCTTTAGCGCCATCAAACTGGGCA GGGATAATGGAAAAGTGACGACGGTGGTGGCTACTCCAGGGCAGGGCCCGGACCGTCCGCAGGAAGTGTCCTACACCGACATCAAAGTCATCGGTAATGGCTCCTTCGGTGTGGTGTACCAGGCGAGGCTCGTGGACTGTGGAGAAATGGTGGCAATAAAGAAAGTCCTGCAGGACAAGAGGTTCAAG AATCGGGAGCTGCAGATCATGCGCAGACTGGATCACTGTAACATCGTGCGGCTGCGATACTTCTTCTACTCCAGCGGAGAGAAG AAAGATGAAGTTTATTTAAACCTGGTCCTGGATTTTGTCCCAGAAACAGTTTATCGCGTCGCACGGCATTTCGCGAAAGCCAAATCCACGCTGCCGTCCATCTATGTGAAG GTGTACATGTATCAGCTATTCCGGAGCCTCGCTTACATCCATTCTCAAGGCGTCTGCCACAGGGACATCAAACCTCAGAACCTGCTGGTCGATCCTGACACAGCAGTGCTGAAGCTGTGCGACTTTGGCAG CGCAAAACAACTGGTACGAGGCGAGCCCAACGTTTCCTACATCTGTTCCCGCTATTACAGGGCTCCGGAGCTAATATTTGGAGCCACCGATTATACTGCGAATATCG ACATCTGGTCAGCAGGTTGTGTCCTGGCGGAGCTTCTCCTCGGCCAGCCCATCTTCCCTGGGGACAGTGGAGTCGACCAGTTGGTGGAAATTATAAAG GTGCTAGGAACTCCGACCCGGGAACAAATCCGAGAGATGAACCCAAACTACACAGAATTCAAATTCCCACAAATCAAAGCACATCCCTGGACTAAG GTCTTCAAGCCCCGCACCTCTCCAGAAGCCATTACATTGTGCAGCCGGCTCCTGGAGTACACCCCGGACACCCGCCTCTCCCCTCTACAAGCCTGTGCACACTCCTTCTTTGACGAGCTTCGTGACCCCAACTCGCGTCTACCGAGCGGCAGGGAGTTGCCTCCCATCTTCAATTTCAGCTCTGTAG AGCTCTCCATCGAGCCCTCGCTGAACACCGTCCTCATACCTCCTCACCTGCAGCAGACTCATTTGCAAG